A stretch of DNA from Agelaius phoeniceus isolate bAgePho1 chromosome 4, bAgePho1.hap1, whole genome shotgun sequence:
CACACATCTTCTATCACTACTACAAGCCTGGAATGTCACAACTGCCAAACTTTTTCAAACATGCTAAAGTTCCCTGGAATTGCTTGGGAAAGATAAAGTTGTCCCAAACTAGAAGAAATTCACAGGTTAAAGGGCTATTTAGCACTTAATATATAGCACTAACCCAGAAATCATCATAGAACAGCAGGATAGAAGATGCCTGATTACATACCAGCCTTTCAAATCACATATACAACACAAACTGCTGGCTCTCCAAATGATTCCTTGCTGTTGCTGCTTGCTTCTGTTTCTGAGCATCCATCTGGAGCTTTACAGTCTGGAATAAATCACCTGGAATAAAAGTAATCTTACCTTGTACTTCAGGGTAGAGAGACATGTAGAGCAGGCACCACAGCAATGTGTTGGAAGTAGTATCAGTGCCGGCGATGAAGAGATCACCAATGATAAAAAACAGGTAATCATCATTAAAACTGCTctccttgttgcccttctcttcCTCAGCATGGATGAAGTACATATCAATGAAGTCCCTGGGGTTTGCTGCATCCAGtgtatccctgtgctgggcaATGATTCTCTTCAGAAAAGCAGTAATGTCCAACTCGGTTTGCCGAAGCTCGCGGAAGGGCCCAAAGGGAAGGTAGTAGAGCCAGGGGCAGATGTTGACCAGGATCATGTAGCTGTTCACACTCAGCTCCAGGGCACGGGCCATGTTCTTCAGCATCGTCTTGAACTCATCATCTTCGTAGTTAAAGCGCTTGCCAAAAGCCATGGAACAGATAACATTGGACACCGCGTTGCGAATGATTGGGAAGGGATTAAATGAATCCTTCCCGTGCTTCAGCATTTCCTCCTTTACAAAGTTCAGCTCCTCGATGATTTTAGGCTCTAAGCTGTGTCTCCCTACTCCAAAATGACGCAGTGTTGACAGAGAGAATTTCCTCTGTTGCTTCCACACAGGGCCATAAGGTGCAAAAATAACAcctgaaagaaaaagggagagaCTGAAACCAAAATGCCCAACTTTCAATTAGAAATAGTTAGCCATGCCTGCAACCCAAGAgccagaaaagaaggaaattacACACAGCAAATCTCTCCCAAGCACCTATCTAGGAGCTAGAGGAAAAACACAAGGTTCTTTATCATAGCTTTTGGAAATCCTGTCCCTCCTTTTTCTCATCACTGAAACAAATATCCAAGTTACATCACTAGTTTCATTAGACTTTGCAAGAAACAAATAGATGGAGAAGAGGGAACAGTTAGTCTGGGATATATGTTAGATACAGCCTTTTCTCCCCAGTATCCTGAGACATGAACTTTTTCAGCAAGACATAACAGAAGACATCAAAACACAAACTGATTTGCATTTTTCCCCTTCGTGTTATACAAACTTTTTGCCAGTGTGTCTAGTACAAGCAAGCTTTATTTTTAAGttataataaaaatacaggATACTcacactgcaagaaaactgggAAGGTGAAAGCAGGTTCAGAGACACTTGGCAAAATCCTGCTTGATATGCATCTCAACAGTTTTGATGCCTGCAGGCACTTGTTCTAGATGATTGTGTCATTAAGAAACACCATTTAATTCCCAATTACTCACTTTCAAACAGAAACATCTCTTATGTTGAATTAAAAGACCACACCAAAGACACCACAGGGTAACAAATACACAACCTGCAATTTCTAATGTACTCCATGGTTAACCTGAGAAAGTTTAGTCATGAAACATGATCTAGTTCTGGATTTGTTCTAGTAAAACAACAccactttttttaaattattttttctggaaacaaaagTTACTTTGTAAAAGCAACATCAGTTCTTCATCTGTCAACTGCAAACCTTAACCTTGAATTTAAATGGAGAAATGGCCATAAGAAAATAGAAGTAGTACATAAGTACTAGAAGATGCATCAAGTTTCAATACTTAACATTACTTACATTTCTACTACAAGTTAATGTTCCAACTTCTTAATGCTCAAAGAATACAAACACATGACCTAGCTTCAAACGTCCTAAATGAGAACATTAGGAAGAGTCAGGACAAGCTCAGAATCAGCTAAATTTCATCTTCTCTGCATGAAGACATTCCTCAGGCAATCTATTCAAATGCCCACTTCCTGGCCTTTCAAAAAACAGAACCAAAATCTTTCCAGATTTTCTTTCTCAACTGTTTCCTGTTAGCACTGGTGTCCTCAAGTGGGTTAAGTGAAAAAACAGGAGTATTTGGGGCTTGGATTTGGCCAAGAACCAACCTGGATTGAATTTGGCCAAGAACCAAGAACCCTGGGTCTCCAGGGTTTGTGGCTGGGTTGCAAAAGAAACATGGATTTCTTGGAACAAAACAAAGTTATCACTGTTTCTATCCCACAACAACTATCTCTAAAACAGGCTATGCACCCACAgtctcttccctttttttttttggttaggAAAATTAGTTTTAGGATCcaaatacattaaataaaacaaaacagatcTATTGTCTTGAATGTAAAAGAGACTTGCCCAGGCCCACAGAAAAGCTGACACCAACAACAAATGTCCCCACACATGGTGAGCCTCTCCAGCAGTCCTGCAGAGAGCATCAGTGTTTTCtgatgtccccaaaccccaaactgcTGCAGAATACTAACAACTGATTTGTAAATTGGGAAATAATTACATAGAAGACAGATTAAGGAAGAAGAAGAGCATAAAGACAGAacagaggaaagagaagaaagcaaaCTCTCAACTGCATCCCTAGCAAGCTACAATAGTCCTTTGCTGATTTCAAAGAAAATCTGCCTGCCCTAAAAAGCCAAGTTACTCAGCACAGACATCTCTACTctttaaaaaaccacaaacaacaaaaaacaacctcccctgtaaagaaattaaagcaaaacaaaacaaacaacaacaagaaaacCCTGAAGCCCACACAATAATAAATTCTGAAGCAACAATAACCAGGACTTCATGCTCACTACAGATGCCTAATTTCTATGAGCTGATAATGAAACTCTTTCAATACAACCAACAAACTCAGAAAACCAGAGAGTTCATTTTATTCCCCCtttttacacaaaaaaaattaaaatcctcaCAAGAAGCAAAGGCTTACTTACCCTCCTCCATCCCCCACATTTTTTACTGCTAGCTCTAGTGCTGCTACAATCCTGAGAACACTGACAAACACAGCACTCACGACATTTAAAAACATCCAACTTCTGTGTTGCCAGATGTCCACATGTGGATATGCACAGGACAGGGCTATAAAGGCAGACAACCACTCTGACTCCATGTACTCTGCAGATTCAGTCTTTGCTACCTCTCAAAGCTACAGAATACAAAAAactaaaatactaaaataagACCACAGAAATGTCTTGTTTCTCCCCAGTCTACTACTTCTCTTTCTGCAAACATATGTGATGATGAATTAAGAATTGACTACTACCTTCTCCCTTAAGTTCTTATGGCATTTTCTATCAAGCCAAGAAGGCCTCCCTCACTTGCTAATCATGTTGCTGAAATGTAGTATTTGCCATTTCTGATACTTCtacctgctgtcccccaggcacaattattttcttttcatcttaTATGCAATAGAACCACACAGCTTCCATCCCATACCTGGGAGGGCAGCTCAAGGTAAAGACAAAATTATACCAGCAAATGTAGCTCACAAGAAAATATCTCTATAAGTTGTCACCACAATAGCTCACTTACAGAATGAAGGAACCTAAAGAACCCAAGGACATGCAGGAACCCAAAATGGACACTAAACCTCCCAGAGCTGTAGAACCCAAATTGTGAGTGGTAGAGCTGAAGTTACCCATCATCCCGCCCTTACTGTTTCCTTTCCTAGTACAAACAACTGCTGCTGTCCTGACCTGCAGAAACATCTCACCCACAAACCCCTGAAATTATCACCCAAACCAATCTTAAGAGGCCTCCAGTTTGAGTGCTGTAACCCGTCTGCCTCCCCCATAAACCACAGACGGAAAAAGCAATGCTCACTAGCACAAACGCAGCATGGCAGAGGCTCAGTCATCTCCTCATGCCACCACCAAACCcaaggcagcacagggacagcacctgCAGCTTCCACTGGCATTTGGAGAACCAGCTTGTGGGGGGCAGTGGCCCCACTGCCCACATTCACCCTTTGTGCACTCAGAACACACCAGCCCTGTGGTTCACTCTACAATATTCCTGCATCTGGGGCAATCCAGCATGCTGCTAACATGAGCACCTTAGAACAGCTGGGGATGTTTTATGgacccctgggcagccctgatGCTGCAGTCCTCATGCCTATGGTGACCTTACAGATGAAACCAAACCCAGAGCAACACAATGTCCCTGCCACAGCGCAACACAGACAGGCACCATCCCTGGGCTTGCTTGCAGCATGCTCTGCCTGTGGACAGCAGGTTCCTGGTAcgtccagctctcctggagcacCCACTGGTGGAAGCTGCCAACTGCCCTGGCTACTCTTCATATTCAAAAAAGTCTGATAAAAAACAAGATACATATGAAATTCACAgcattcaaggaaaaaaaaatctaccatGAGCCTCAACATGAGGTTTTACAGCACTGCTAAAATTATCTaacttctcttcccttttcctcctccagtTCTTGCTGAAGTACTGCACCTAAAAATACTCACGCGTGATAACAACGTGCCCGTGAGATCTATCTTGGAACAATATCATTAAACCAACacaattaatcttttttttaattcttttaacTGATTTCAGCAATGGTACCTCATAGCATTTTAATAAACATGATCTAGTTCCCTCACTTTCTTCTCTCTTTACTAGGGCAATTCTGgtatgggggggaaaaaataaatattcatgcatttaaaaaccagattttcctagccttggaaaaaacaaaaaaaaggtaagTTTCACACAAGCTAGCACACTAACAAGCCTTCTGGGGTCCACCTCCTAAACTGAAAAAGGGTAAGTATATTTCCATAAACACGGAGATCAGTAATGCCCGAAAAACTAAACATGAAGAAATTCTACCTGCAGTATTGCTAGCATGTTTTTAAACCCTCCATGCCTTTTTCCTGCGAAAGCTAGTAACTCTCCTTTGgactcctaaaaaaaaaaaaaaaaaaaaagccaaccaaaCCCAAACGTGCTCAGTAAGTTTTGACAAGCAAAATAACACATTTGCAAATATCTCAGCAACAGTAGCTTGCACAGGCACAGTAGCTGCACAGGCAGCGTGGACTGCGCAGCCATGGGACTCCACAGAAGCCTGATCTCTGCCACTGCTACCTTGGTAAGAGCTGGGGGAGTGCCCAATTTCATACCACTGCCCAAGTACTCAAAATTTCTTCCCCTCACACAGCCAAAATCAGAAAGCCCCCAGATGACAGACCAGCTCTGCCTTAAACCCCCGCACAAATGGCAGCCACAGAAACaatgaggttggaaaagagcaCCGAGATTGACTCCAACCCATGACCGAACACCACTGTGTCAACgggaccatggcactgagtgccacaatCCAGCCTTCCcataaacacctccagggacggtgATTCCACCATCCCCCTGTGCAGTCCATCCCACTGTCAAACCACCCTTTGTGTGAACAAATTCCTCCTAATGCCCAACTTAAACTTCTCCTGGAGCAACTTGAGGCCCTTTCCTGTTGTCCTATCCCTCAGTACCCAGGAGACCAACCCCGCCCTGGCTGCAAGCCCTTTGCAGGCAGTtggagagagagataaggccTCCCCTTGAGCCTCCCCTTCTCCAGCCTaaaccagcccagcagctcctcagtcTCTTTACTGCACACGGAGCTAAAGGCACCGGGCACTTCAGTCACCCAGAGACGCTCCGTGGTGCACGGCATCGCACTGCCAACTTCGCGGGGATGCTGCACCTCAAGGCAGGGCGAGTTTCTCTCTGTCAGCAGCAGGGCGAGGGACACAGGCGAAGAGCAAAAAGCAAGTAAACAGTCCGCAATTCGTGGGAGTTAGATATAAATTTCGGCAGAGCAGCCCCGATCCCGAGCAGCCCCCGCTCCGCATCGCTTCCAAGCATCACTCCGGGCACTTCCAGGCGTGCGGCAGCTGCCCGGGCGGGTCTCGGGGTGCCCCCGGGCGGGTCTCGGGGTGCCCCCGGGCGCTTACCCTTGTTGTGGGTGATCATGAGGACGATGGGCACGGAGGGCCGGTCGCTGAACACCTCCGCCTTCTGCACCAGCGCCTCCCGCACCGCCCCGAAAGTGTTGAGGATGATGAATAGGCGGTTGCCCACGAAGAGCCGGAAGATGCTGCCGTACATCTTGGTGAGGCCGGTGAGGAAGACGTGGGGCGAGAAGGCGGGGGAGAGCCGGTCGCCCTTCACATCCACCGCCCATCTGCGCAGCAGCGGAGGCGGCAGAAGGGCGAAGGCGAAGTTGCCCACGAGCGGCCAGGGCGCGGGGCCCGGCGGCAGCCCCGACAGcacccgcggccgccgccgcagcAGCCAGTAGCAGCcgagccagcacagggccaccagcagcagctcggTGGCCGTGGGCGGCCGCAGCAGCCACGTCCGAGCTTCCGTGCTCGTCCCCACCATCTCCGCGGGCAGCTGCACCGCCGGCCTCGGCTCGCCGCCGGCGCGTAGCGGTTTAAGATggcgggggcgggcgggaggCGAGGCCGGCGGCGCCCTGACCCCGGCCCGCTGGGCCGctgggcggggagcggggcccggCCCCGACACCGCCCCGCGCACGGCAAGGCGCCACAGAGCCCCGGTTTATAAAGGATTAAACATAACCCGCTGTCCTGCTcgtggaaaaaaaacaacaataacaacaaaagtGAGCGCTCCTCCCCACCGCCCCTCGCAGCACTTGCTTTCAAATGCTCCTTACGCAAATGTCTATTTTTTTAGCTGTTTAGAAGGGAAGGAAATAGAGATGATCCTTTTTTCCGTTCCCAAACACAAAAATCCGGCAGTTCCAGGGAAAACACCGAAACTTTCTGTTTCCAGAGCCAAGGACGAACCTAGAACCGTGTCCCAGCTTTAGGTCCCCTGCTTGGCAAATGCAGAACAGCACAGTGAGGCTTCGAAGAGAGGCACTTAAATTTTAGAGGAAAAAGACATGTagctctcctcctttccctcaaATAACATAGTAATAAAAAACtcaaacacagacacaaagacCCAAAACACACCCAAACACCCCAATCCCCCAAGCCTACCCAGAAGTGGTTTTGAGGATAAATTGCCCCTCCCTCTAGTAAACACCTTAGTGCACTCTTCCCAGCTGATCAGCAATATAAAATGTGACCCCTAGAGAGGTAATTAGACATCATAAACTGCCACTTCTGATCTTCCCAATAATTTACTGCAGCATCAGTGGGTTTAGTAAGTGCTCTTGATATACCCTCACTAACAGAGAAAAGTATTCATGTTTTGCCCACAGTGCTCCTTCTATAAAGTGatccccaaaaaacaaaacaatggaCAGAATAAAGGGAGCTTTCCCAATAAAAAGGGTATTGCTAAACcatctatttttttaaacagttgaACATTCAGTAAAGATAGTGACAAGTTGCTCATAAAATAGTGGCTGAACTGCATTAAAAAGGTTTTATTGCAATTATACAGAAGTTACAGCAATTTCAGAAATACATAAAGCTTTAAATAGTCAAGGTCAGTTTTCCTCTGAGCAATTAAGGCAACTGTCTCTTTAATCTAAACAGCAAGTGGACATTTTACCAGCCATGGATTGAACAAAAGATAAAAACTAAGAACAGATTTAGACTGGCAGAATAGAATTCAGCTTTTATTTTGTCCATATTTGGCAGAAATTCAGCAGCTAATTACAATGTATACAAATAAAATGCATCTattagaaaaaatatataaaaacagatgaaaatttAGCTGAACTAAAGATATTTTATATCTGAGTCTCCAGAAAAGTTTAAATTCTGTAGTGTGAAAATAAGAAGCTAAGGTATTCAGCACAGCTGAAACATATTActgtttttgtctgttttctttGTACAAGAATAATCTAGCCCCACTTCTTCTCAGTCTAGTCAAGAAGCTGAACtagattttaaaaatgccttCCTTCCCTATGTATGCAGCTGAAAGTTTGGTTTCAATGGCATGTAGCCAATTCTAGGATGTCCAAAGATTAAATTGCACATTCATTTTGATAGAAAATgtgattaatttaaaaatgttaagTGATAAAATATAACTTTTCCTCTAACATACCAGTAGATAAGTGGATATTTTAATCAAGTTAATCTTTATCAAGTTAAAATAATAGCTGTTGCAACATTAAAATCAGTTTCTGCAATTTAAATTAGAACCAAATAGCCTCTTTTTAAAGCATGAAATTAACAGCAAAACATATCCAAGTACTTCAATAATATTCTGCATACTCCAATAACTACATATACAAACTACAGTACTTTCCATGGAAATCCTTCCTGTTCAGTCCTAGCATCAGTGTAATAAAAAACACACCCCCTTTAATTCTGCACTTAAGGAAACACCATTCTTCAAACTCTTTTACCCCTAACTGAGTAATCAAAGCATTTGGTGACTCCACTTTTAACAGGTCAAAAAATAGCTCCATataacaagcaaacaaacatcCCCACCAGAGTAAAGACTATAAtgaaaaaagcattaaaaatagaATAGTTTAAAGGAACTAATTTTTCCTTAAAGATAACCAAGTTACAGAGTTAAGGCCCAAGCAGAAGCATTGGAAGTTTAATTAACAGAGTAAACTCTCAAAAGCAACATAATCTTTGCTCAAACTTAAACTTTGAATCCTATCAACGCTTAGGACTGTTGACCAGCtgttctctgcagctgctgattTAGCACCCATTCTCTTCAAGTATGGGCTGTGGTTTTATATGCTTTATTTGAGCTTGCATGCAACTTTTGGATTTTTACTTCCACAGGCACTTTATTCATAAAAAACACTCTCCTTGTCAAAAGCACATTGAAAGTATTTGAAAGTTCTGAGTTACACTAGTGCACTGAAACATGTTTCTGTAAAACAGCAGCTAAAgctaaaaaaccccacttttggTGAAGTGCATGTCACATGCTCATAAAGGTTTTGTTTTTGCAGGGCATTGAAATATGCAGCCATTTGCCTCTTAATATTCTCTAAGTATTGCActttttttgtaaattaaaaaaatacaatccATTTTCTCTGAAGCATCTTGTAATTAAGACaggaaaattatatttcaatGTGGCTTAGGACTATTATGGATGACTTTGTTCAATCTTTGGCTTTTCCAAGGGTCCTACTATAAAAGCAGGCACGGAGACAAGTAGGAAGACAATCCAGACTATTGTTACCAGACTACCCACCTTcacacaacaaaaaccccacccagccctggtTTTATCCTACATGGTGGGCTTGCTTCTGCTTTAAATTAAGTTACTCTAAACATGGACTATTCTTTACACTAATATAGAAGTTCCATCAAATAGATCTTAGAGAAGCCCATTTACTTCTGGACGTACTAGATGGAAGTGATAAAAGAGAATTTATTCTAGTATATGAAGCACAGCAGGGTGGGGTACAACCCTTTCAGAGCAGAGGGGTGTGCTTCAGTGCCACCAGtgcacctgggcacagcacctGCTCTGCACGTTCATGTGTCCAGAAGAATTAAGGGCATCATGCTCATCTAGGAGCTGACTCCAGCAGGACTGCCACACCTGTCACAGGCAGATACTTCACAACTGCTAAGCTCACAAGTAAGGGCCTTGAACAAGAACTAAAGGCTCTGTATTCTCTGTGGATAGAAAGTGTAGGTACTGCTGCCCAAAAATGCCTCTTGGAAAGATCTGGAAGTGTACTGTCCATTATATACAATAAAATCACAACTAAAGGCGGGGGGCAAGGCAACAATAACTTCTGCAACAGAAGGCACGAGATAGTTTTTCATCTTAAGAATGAAAAGCTTGTGAAGCTTTCAAACAAAGCTAGAAAATTACTCTGTTGCTTCACTACCTAAACAATCTAGTTTAAGGTTCTTTCACATGTTTTTATAATGTCCTACTGTGAACTGCCTTGGCAATTATGTTGTTTCACTTCTGTTCTTTAGACAGCTACATGGTCATATCCATCACtagttgtttggggttttttaaagttttagcAAAATACACATCTACACTATATAATCAGGGACCTCCTAAGAAAGCTTTGTCCATTTCACGTCCTCTCCCTCTGTCCCCAAGGCTTCAACAGAGATGATGAAGCcagagaattattttatttaaactaCCAGCCTGTCCCTTAATCCTACCTAGTGAAATTCTTATATTTTACACAGTTTCAGAAGATTAGCTATCCTAAATGTATGAAAACTTAGAATTTGACATGTAATTTAGAACAATATACACTCCTAATATTTTCCTGcattaaaatactatttttgccatttttatataaaacagaaatagaaaagtGTTGTATTTATATAAAAAGCATTTGGAACAGGCTTAAAATGTagagaaatgttattttattgAAAGGTGTCACACCAGCTTTCCTTAGTGTTCATGTTTAATAAGAGAATAACAGCTCTTTATAATATTTGAGATTATTAGCACCATAAATAGATATAAGGTTTTTGATGTTTAAATATGTGGGTGGTTATGTAGAGAGTCCACCTGTACTCATTAGTACACAGGCTGACAATAAAAACTTTCAACTTGTATGTGCCAAGTAAATAAGTAAAACACATAGGACAATTTCTTCAACATGTTTTACCAAATTCACAGTTGGTAAAGTGACAGACAGTGAAGTGACCATGACAGACAGCACCTCTGGAGGGAAACCTACAAGATGCTCCcattattgcttttttttaaagtacagCTAGTGCAAtagttggttttggtttgggttgttttaaCACAGTGAACTGATTGCAGCACAAATCACAACTCTAGTTCTAGTACCTCTTGCACGTATACAGAAAACCATAACACTCAGTTACCTGACAAAGTATGTTATAGTGTCATTCTGAAAGTTTTACAACATAAAAGCCAACTCTTGCTAATTGTGAAGAATTTCCATGAAAATGACACCCAATTTGCAAAGATCAGTAGAAACTAGAGCACCAAAGGTTTCTCAGTTTGTTATTGCAGTAGTCTGCTGCGTGGTGTTTGCAGAACTGGACCCTGAGGCTACAGAACAATGCCACCTTATCAGCTTCTTATCATGCACGCATTACAGCATTCTCATAATACCTTGGGGGGCTCCTCAGCAGCCAATGGCTTTTTTTGCCTAGTTTTTCCAAGGTTGGATATACAGCTCCAATTGACATAAAGAGCTATGGATACCTAG
This window harbors:
- the CYP2U1 gene encoding cytochrome P450 2U1; protein product: MVGTSTEARTWLLRPPTATELLLVALCWLGCYWLLRRRPRVLSGLPPGPAPWPLVGNFAFALLPPPLLRRWAVDVKGDRLSPAFSPHVFLTGLTKMYGSIFRLFVGNRLFIILNTFGAVREALVQKAEVFSDRPSVPIVLMITHNKGVIFAPYGPVWKQQRKFSLSTLRHFGVGRHSLEPKIIEELNFVKEEMLKHGKDSFNPFPIIRNAVSNVICSMAFGKRFNYEDDEFKTMLKNMARALELSVNSYMILVNICPWLYYLPFGPFRELRQTELDITAFLKRIIAQHRDTLDAANPRDFIDMYFIHAEEEKGNKESSFNDDYLFFIIGDLFIAGTDTTSNTLLWCLLYMSLYPEVQEKVHAEIEAVLGRDKVPSLAHKAQMPFTEATIMEVQRMTAVVPLSIPRMASETAVLQGYTIPKGSVIVPNLWSVHRDPNIWEKPDEFRPSRFLDENGQLMKKESFIPFGMGKRVCMGEQLAKMELFLIFSSLMQSFTFMYPENAAKPSLEGRFGLTLAPCPFNIIALKK